In one window of Nocardiopsis aegyptia DNA:
- a CDS encoding PHP domain-containing protein produces MKRIDLHSHSSVSDGTDAPADVVGHAVAAGLDVLALTDHDTVGGIKEAAAHLPAGFTLVPGMELSCAHAGSSVHLVSYLFDPDHPGLSGELTRIRSDRASRAREMVDKLRALGVEVTWERVLQIAGAGHGEYADANTIGRPHLARAVVEAGAAKDVQDAFDRWIGSGGPAYAARYALDPVRAVELVRAAGGVCSLAHPARAEGSLNGAVPVELVERMVGAGLGAIEADHPSHNRAQTKQWRGVAADLGVVVTGSSDDHGSLTGRRLGCRTTAEEAFEALTAPATGAVLLRG; encoded by the coding sequence GTGAAACGTATCGACCTGCACTCCCACAGTTCCGTCTCGGACGGGACCGACGCCCCCGCCGACGTCGTCGGCCACGCGGTCGCCGCGGGCCTGGACGTCCTCGCCCTGACCGACCACGACACCGTCGGGGGGATCAAGGAGGCGGCGGCCCATCTGCCCGCCGGTTTCACCCTCGTGCCCGGGATGGAGCTGTCCTGCGCCCACGCGGGCTCCAGCGTCCACCTGGTGTCCTACCTCTTCGACCCGGACCACCCCGGGCTGTCCGGCGAACTGACCCGGATCCGTTCCGACCGGGCCTCGCGTGCCCGCGAGATGGTGGACAAGCTCCGCGCGCTCGGTGTGGAGGTCACCTGGGAGCGGGTGCTGCAGATCGCCGGGGCCGGCCACGGGGAGTACGCCGACGCCAACACGATCGGCCGTCCCCACCTGGCCAGGGCCGTGGTGGAGGCGGGCGCGGCCAAGGACGTGCAGGACGCGTTCGACCGGTGGATCGGCTCCGGGGGCCCCGCCTACGCCGCGCGCTACGCCCTCGACCCGGTCCGGGCGGTGGAGCTGGTGCGCGCCGCCGGCGGCGTGTGCTCCCTGGCGCACCCGGCGCGCGCGGAGGGCTCCCTCAACGGCGCCGTGCCGGTCGAACTGGTCGAGCGCATGGTCGGGGCGGGACTCGGCGCCATCGAGGCCGACCACCCCTCGCACAACCGCGCCCAGACCAAGCAGTGGCGGGGCGTGGCCGCGGACCTGGGCGTGGTGGTCACCGGGTCCAGCGACGACCACGGCAGCCTGACCGGGCGCCGGCTCGGCTGCCGGACCACCGCCGAGGAGGCCTTCGAGGCGCTGACCGCGCCCGCGACCGGGGCCGTCCTCCTGCGCGGCTGA
- a CDS encoding DUF6758 family protein produces the protein MKTEPSCPRCGRAVQPPGLWTSAWECAVHGRVAPLQEVRAPGTAALEALLPQARVPVWIPWPLPTGWVVTGFAEAGDERSGAVATVVALSGPGPLGGIGEAAIVAEDPGVGLGARLAGLEGPDPGDGFDQGAPSAKVRFDGHEIALWNLDVGRDRAVYTGEALAHWLWLVFASADTGLLMCEINALRDLRDINDGGVGLEPPFGAISPFLTRRLKPRPAEE, from the coding sequence ATGAAGACCGAACCATCGTGTCCACGGTGCGGGCGCGCGGTCCAGCCTCCAGGGCTGTGGACCAGCGCCTGGGAGTGCGCCGTTCACGGGCGGGTGGCACCTCTGCAGGAGGTCCGCGCCCCGGGGACGGCCGCGCTCGAAGCACTCCTGCCGCAGGCCCGGGTCCCGGTGTGGATCCCGTGGCCACTGCCCACCGGATGGGTGGTCACCGGCTTCGCCGAAGCCGGTGACGAGCGCTCCGGAGCCGTCGCCACCGTCGTCGCCCTGTCCGGGCCCGGCCCGCTGGGCGGCATCGGCGAGGCCGCGATCGTCGCCGAGGACCCCGGAGTGGGGCTCGGCGCCCGCCTGGCCGGTCTGGAGGGCCCCGACCCGGGTGACGGCTTCGACCAGGGCGCGCCCAGCGCCAAGGTCCGCTTCGACGGCCACGAGATCGCTCTGTGGAACCTGGACGTGGGCCGCGACCGCGCCGTCTACACCGGCGAGGCGCTCGCCCACTGGCTGTGGCTGGTGTTCGCCTCGGCCGACACCGGCCTGCTCATGTGCGAGATCAACGCCCTGCGGGACCTGCGCGACATCAACGACGGGGGAGTGGGGCTGGAACCGCCGTTCGGCGCGATCAGCCCCTTTCTGACCCGCCGCCTCAAGCCGCGCCCCGCCGAGGAGTGA
- a CDS encoding DUF6401 family natural product biosynthesis protein has translation MPRGTSVRHPLAGLTRDFHRIGPLSGALDPWISAELDQHAADVCHGIVSSGSELNADTLGTYLHGFIDGCLERGWDSAAVDYDWETLRILAICRLAKDRGFVR, from the coding sequence ATGCCCCGTGGGACCTCCGTACGCCACCCGCTGGCCGGACTCACCCGTGACTTCCACCGGATCGGCCCGCTGAGCGGCGCGCTCGACCCCTGGATCAGTGCTGAGCTGGACCAGCACGCCGCCGACGTGTGCCACGGCATCGTCTCCTCGGGCAGCGAGCTCAACGCCGACACGCTCGGAACGTACCTGCACGGATTCATCGACGGCTGCCTGGAGCGCGGTTGGGACTCCGCCGCCGTGGACTACGACTGGGAGACACTTCGGATTCTCGCGATCTGCCGCCTGGCCAAGGATCGGGGCTTCGTCCGCTAG
- a CDS encoding DEAD/DEAH box helicase, with product MEAEGIVEPFPIQELALPIALHGSDIIGQARTGTGKTLAFGLPLLQRSQAAPGTPKRPRALVVVPTRELAIQVAADLTTASKRSGTRILTVYGGRSYEPQINGLKEGVDVVVGTPGRLLDLENQKHLRLDEVSAVVLDEADKMLDLGFLPDIERILTKIPVERQVMLFSATMPSEIVSLSRKYLRQPTNVRAGDDDEIDGSAITGTITQHAFRTHQMDKIEMLARMLQAEDHGQSMVFCQTKRACDRVAGDLKERGFAAAAVHGDLGQSQRERALRAFRNGKINILVATDVAARGLDVDDVTHVVNYETPEDEKTYTHRIGRTGRAGRTGTAVTFVDWREMPRWKLINGALDLPFAEPEETYSTSPHFFEALRIPKGTKGRLAAEKRTHAGLEAEEVEDIGDTGAPRGAKRDRDADQDRERSRGRNRNRSRRRTRGGERTGSEAAADRTAPDTAPKASSAPARDSRDSASSEEGTRRVRRRRRTRGGAARRDPENT from the coding sequence CTGGAGGCCGAGGGGATCGTCGAACCGTTCCCCATCCAGGAGCTCGCGCTCCCGATCGCGCTCCACGGCAGCGACATCATCGGGCAGGCGCGCACCGGCACCGGCAAGACCCTGGCCTTCGGCCTCCCGCTGCTGCAGCGGTCGCAGGCGGCCCCGGGGACGCCCAAGCGGCCCCGCGCGCTCGTCGTGGTCCCCACCCGTGAGCTGGCCATCCAGGTGGCCGCGGACCTGACCACCGCGAGCAAGCGCAGCGGCACCCGCATCCTCACCGTCTACGGCGGCCGTTCCTACGAGCCGCAGATCAACGGCCTCAAGGAGGGCGTCGACGTGGTCGTCGGCACCCCGGGCCGCCTGCTGGACCTGGAGAACCAGAAGCACCTGCGGCTGGACGAGGTCTCCGCGGTGGTCCTGGACGAGGCCGACAAGATGCTCGACCTGGGCTTCCTGCCCGACATCGAGCGCATCCTCACCAAGATCCCGGTGGAGCGCCAGGTGATGCTCTTCTCGGCCACGATGCCGAGCGAGATCGTCTCGCTCTCGCGCAAGTACCTGCGGCAGCCGACCAACGTGCGCGCCGGGGACGACGACGAGATCGACGGCTCCGCCATCACCGGGACGATCACGCAGCACGCGTTCCGCACCCACCAGATGGACAAGATCGAGATGCTCGCCCGCATGCTCCAGGCCGAGGACCACGGCCAGAGCATGGTGTTCTGCCAGACCAAGCGGGCCTGCGACCGGGTGGCCGGCGACCTCAAGGAGCGCGGTTTCGCCGCCGCGGCCGTCCACGGCGACCTCGGGCAGAGCCAGCGCGAGCGCGCCCTGCGGGCCTTCCGCAACGGCAAGATCAACATCCTGGTCGCCACGGACGTGGCCGCCCGCGGGCTCGACGTGGACGACGTGACGCACGTCGTCAACTACGAGACGCCCGAGGACGAGAAGACCTACACCCACCGCATCGGCCGGACCGGCCGCGCGGGCCGCACGGGCACCGCCGTCACGTTCGTCGACTGGCGGGAGATGCCGCGGTGGAAGCTGATCAACGGCGCCCTCGACCTGCCGTTCGCCGAGCCGGAGGAAACCTACTCCACCTCGCCGCACTTCTTCGAGGCACTGCGGATCCCCAAGGGGACCAAGGGCAGACTCGCCGCGGAGAAGCGCACGCACGCCGGTCTGGAGGCGGAGGAGGTCGAGGACATCGGTGACACCGGTGCTCCGCGCGGCGCCAAGCGCGATCGTGACGCCGACCAGGACCGCGAGCGCTCCCGCGGCCGGAACCGCAACCGCTCCCGTCGCCGCACCCGCGGTGGCGAGCGCACGGGTTCCGAGGCCGCCGCCGACCGGACCGCTCCGGACACGGCCCCGAAGGCGTCCTCGGCGCCGGCCCGTGACTCCCGCGACAGCGCCTCCTCCGAGGAGGGCACGCGTCGGGTCCGCCGCCGTCGCCGCACCCGTGGCGGTGCCGCCCGTCGGGACCCCGAGAACACCTGA
- a CDS encoding MBL fold metallo-hydrolase produces MFWKRKSKKQDGQEATGSAAEGAVDTQEEVEEETDSEETGATAGAAKDEKAAEGDKDAKAEKSEKDQKAEKDDSDDAAKADEDADTDAEGTDESADEDADTAEDTEAADESEESDDAKADAKDEADAESDDEPAKAAATDDVFGDEGLGEPGVTGPDSSGITRVRSEGVFEFDGTKHEVVSNTWIVDTGDDGVIVIDPAHDAEAILKAVGDREIYLVACTNGYSPHIESAIKVAEEGDADIALHPREMRIWRRFHGAEHRPEIEVEGEGSFEIGDLRVDVIALPGTSPGSVGYYISSLGVVFSGDTLRRGEPGKVGDSVIDYSKQLASIGEALLSLPGDTRVLPDQGPSTTIAAENANFDSWV; encoded by the coding sequence GTGTTCTGGAAGCGGAAGTCGAAGAAGCAGGACGGCCAGGAGGCCACCGGTTCCGCTGCGGAGGGCGCGGTGGACACCCAGGAGGAGGTCGAGGAGGAGACCGACTCCGAGGAGACCGGCGCCACGGCCGGGGCCGCGAAGGACGAGAAGGCCGCCGAGGGCGACAAGGACGCGAAGGCCGAGAAGTCCGAGAAGGACCAGAAGGCGGAGAAGGACGACTCCGACGACGCGGCGAAGGCCGACGAGGACGCGGACACCGACGCCGAGGGCACGGACGAGAGCGCCGACGAGGACGCCGACACGGCCGAGGACACCGAGGCGGCCGACGAGTCCGAGGAGTCCGACGACGCCAAGGCCGACGCCAAGGACGAGGCCGACGCCGAGTCCGACGACGAGCCCGCCAAGGCGGCGGCGACCGACGACGTGTTCGGCGACGAGGGCCTGGGCGAGCCCGGTGTGACCGGCCCCGACTCCTCCGGCATCACCCGGGTGCGCTCCGAGGGCGTGTTCGAGTTCGACGGCACCAAGCACGAGGTCGTCAGCAACACCTGGATCGTGGACACCGGCGACGACGGCGTCATCGTCATCGACCCCGCCCACGACGCCGAGGCCATCCTCAAGGCCGTCGGCGACCGCGAGATCTACCTCGTGGCCTGCACCAACGGCTACAGCCCCCACATCGAGTCGGCCATCAAGGTCGCCGAGGAGGGTGACGCCGACATCGCGCTGCACCCGCGCGAGATGCGCATCTGGCGGCGCTTCCACGGCGCCGAGCACCGCCCCGAGATCGAGGTCGAGGGCGAGGGCTCCTTCGAGATCGGCGACCTGCGCGTGGACGTCATCGCCCTGCCCGGCACCTCCCCGGGCAGCGTCGGCTACTACATCAGCTCGCTCGGCGTGGTCTTCAGCGGCGACACCCTCCGCAGGGGCGAGCCCGGCAAGGTCGGCGACAGCGTCATCGACTACAGCAAGCAGCTCGCCTCCATCGGCGAGGCCCTGCTGTCCCTGCCCGGCGACACCCGCGTCCTGCCGGACCAGGGCCCCTCGACCACCATCGCGGCCGAGAACGCCAACTTCGACTCCTGGGTCTGA
- the typA gene encoding translational GTPase TypA, with product MSSATPVEGSARRSDLRNVAIVAHVDHGKTTLVDAMLWQSGVFRENQDVDDRVMDSNDLEREKGITILAKNTAVHYTTPEGDDVVINIIDTPGHADFGGEVERGLSMVDGVVLLVDASEGPLPQTRFVLRKALAAKLPVILVINKVDRPDSRIAEVVDDTYELFMDLDADESQIEFPIVYTCARDGKASLERPANGTVPDNDNLVPLFSTILETIPSPEYVPGAPLQAHVTNLDASPFLGRLALVRVQQGELRKGQNVAWIRTDGTVQQAKITELLMTDGLERKPAEKAGPGDIAAIAGFPDIMIGETLADPENPVALPLIKVDEPAISMTIGTNTSPLVGKVKGAKVTARLVKDRLEKELVGNVSLRVLPTERPDTWEVQGRGELALAILVEQMRREGYELTVGKPQVVTRQVDGKVHEPVERLTVDAPEEYMGAITQLLSVRKGRMENMVNHGTGWVRMDWLVPSRGLIGFRTEFLTETRGTGIAHHVFEKFEPWFGELRTRPNGSLVADRAGVAVPFAMFNLQERGTLFVEPTTEVYEGMIVGENSRADDMDVNITKEKKLTNMRSATGDELVRLVPPRKLSLEQALEFCREDECVEVTPEHVRIRKVVLDQKERGRMAANKKRQQQ from the coding sequence ATGTCCAGCGCTACGCCCGTCGAGGGCTCCGCACGCCGCAGCGACCTCCGCAACGTCGCCATCGTGGCCCATGTGGACCACGGCAAGACGACCCTCGTTGACGCCATGCTCTGGCAGTCCGGTGTGTTCCGGGAGAACCAGGACGTCGACGACCGTGTGATGGACTCCAACGACTTGGAGCGCGAGAAGGGCATCACCATTCTCGCCAAGAACACGGCCGTGCACTACACGACGCCCGAGGGCGACGACGTCGTCATCAACATCATCGACACCCCCGGCCACGCCGACTTCGGTGGCGAGGTCGAGCGCGGCCTGTCGATGGTCGACGGTGTCGTCCTGCTCGTCGACGCGAGTGAGGGCCCGCTCCCGCAGACCCGCTTCGTGCTCCGCAAGGCCCTGGCCGCCAAGCTGCCCGTCATCCTCGTCATCAACAAGGTCGACCGGCCCGACAGCCGGATCGCCGAGGTCGTGGACGACACCTACGAGCTCTTCATGGACCTGGACGCGGACGAGTCGCAGATCGAGTTCCCGATCGTCTACACCTGCGCCCGTGACGGCAAGGCCTCCCTGGAGCGCCCCGCCAACGGCACGGTGCCCGACAACGACAACCTCGTCCCGCTGTTCTCCACCATCCTGGAGACCATCCCGTCCCCGGAGTACGTCCCCGGCGCACCCCTGCAGGCCCATGTCACCAACCTGGACGCCTCGCCGTTCCTGGGCCGCCTGGCGCTCGTGCGCGTCCAGCAGGGCGAGCTGCGCAAGGGCCAGAACGTCGCGTGGATCCGGACCGACGGCACCGTCCAGCAGGCCAAGATCACCGAGCTGCTCATGACCGACGGTCTGGAGCGCAAGCCCGCGGAGAAGGCGGGGCCCGGAGACATCGCGGCCATCGCCGGTTTCCCCGACATCATGATCGGTGAGACGCTGGCCGACCCGGAGAACCCGGTCGCCCTGCCCCTGATCAAGGTCGACGAGCCCGCGATCTCCATGACCATCGGCACCAACACCTCGCCGCTGGTCGGCAAGGTCAAGGGCGCCAAGGTCACCGCCCGCCTGGTCAAGGACCGCCTGGAGAAGGAGCTCGTCGGCAACGTCTCGCTGCGCGTGCTGCCCACCGAGCGCCCCGACACCTGGGAGGTGCAGGGCCGCGGCGAGCTGGCGCTGGCCATCCTGGTCGAGCAGATGCGCCGCGAGGGCTACGAGCTCACCGTCGGCAAGCCGCAGGTGGTCACCCGCCAGGTCGACGGCAAGGTGCACGAGCCCGTCGAGCGCCTCACCGTGGACGCCCCCGAGGAGTACATGGGTGCCATCACCCAGCTCCTCAGCGTCCGCAAGGGCCGCATGGAGAACATGGTCAACCACGGCACCGGCTGGGTGCGCATGGACTGGCTCGTCCCCTCCCGCGGCCTCATCGGCTTCCGCACCGAGTTCCTCACCGAGACCCGTGGAACCGGTATCGCCCACCACGTCTTCGAGAAGTTCGAGCCGTGGTTCGGCGAGCTGCGCACCCGCCCCAACGGCTCCCTGGTGGCCGACCGCGCCGGTGTCGCGGTCCCCTTCGCGATGTTCAACCTCCAGGAGCGCGGCACGCTGTTCGTCGAGCCCACCACCGAGGTGTACGAGGGCATGATCGTCGGCGAGAACTCGCGCGCCGACGACATGGACGTCAACATCACCAAGGAGAAGAAGCTCACCAACATGCGCTCGGCCACCGGCGACGAGCTCGTGCGCCTGGTGCCGCCGCGCAAGCTCTCCCTGGAGCAGGCCCTGGAGTTCTGCCGCGAGGACGAGTGCGTCGAGGTCACCCCGGAGCACGTGCGCATCCGCAAGGTCGTCCTGGACCAGAAGGAGCGCGGCCGGATGGCGGCCAACAAGAAGCGCCAGCAGCAGTAG
- a CDS encoding ferritin-like fold-containing protein — protein sequence MTTGHTAPPGVIDLLGLLAYAELGSFFRLADDAGLAPSLRSKGQLAALAATEQAHYQALHDRLAELGVDPEEAMEPFVAPLDLWHERTEPQSWLESLVKTYVGDGIAGDFYRKVAELADEETRILVEGVMAETGRAEFVAETVRAALEEDPKLAGRLSLWARRLVGEALSQAQAVAVSRPELATLLAGKAPEAREGSDAGIGDLAAVSRMFASLTDRHAGRLKAMGLAE from the coding sequence ATGACCACAGGCCACACCGCCCCTCCGGGCGTGATCGATCTGCTCGGGCTGCTCGCGTACGCGGAGCTCGGCTCCTTCTTCCGCCTCGCCGACGACGCGGGCCTGGCCCCGTCCCTGCGGAGCAAGGGCCAACTGGCCGCGCTCGCGGCGACGGAGCAGGCCCACTACCAGGCGCTGCACGACCGCCTGGCGGAGCTCGGCGTCGATCCCGAGGAGGCCATGGAGCCGTTCGTGGCGCCGCTGGACCTCTGGCACGAGCGGACCGAGCCGCAGAGCTGGCTGGAGAGCCTCGTCAAGACCTACGTCGGCGACGGGATCGCGGGTGACTTCTATCGCAAGGTCGCCGAGCTGGCGGACGAGGAGACGCGGATCCTGGTCGAGGGCGTGATGGCCGAGACCGGGCGGGCCGAGTTCGTGGCCGAGACGGTGCGCGCCGCCCTGGAGGAGGACCCCAAGCTCGCCGGGCGCCTGTCCCTGTGGGCCCGCCGCCTGGTCGGCGAGGCGCTCAGCCAGGCGCAGGCCGTGGCCGTGAGCCGCCCGGAGCTGGCGACGCTGCTGGCCGGGAAGGCTCCGGAGGCCCGGGAGGGCTCCGACGCGGGCATCGGCGACCTGGCCGCCGTCAGCAGGATGTTCGCCTCACTCACGGACCGCCACGCCGGGCGGTTGAAGGCGATGGGTCTGGCGGAATAG
- a CDS encoding (deoxy)nucleoside triphosphate pyrophosphohydrolase, whose translation MDQTLIVAAAAIIRDGRVLAAQRAEPRALRGRWEFPGGKADPGESAADAVARECQEELGVRVRPLHQIGGDATFPAPDAGRTRPAVLRLWRADLVEGEPRPLEHLSLRWLSAAELPGLDWLPADVPFLDPLAEILTAGEPSPRAPR comes from the coding sequence GTGGACCAGACACTCATCGTGGCGGCGGCGGCCATCATCCGGGACGGCCGTGTCCTGGCCGCCCAGCGCGCCGAACCGCGCGCCCTGCGCGGCCGCTGGGAGTTTCCCGGCGGCAAGGCCGACCCCGGGGAGTCGGCCGCCGACGCGGTCGCCCGCGAGTGCCAGGAGGAACTGGGCGTACGCGTGCGCCCCCTGCACCAGATCGGCGGCGACGCGACCTTCCCGGCGCCCGACGCCGGACGGACGCGCCCCGCCGTGCTCCGCCTGTGGCGGGCCGACCTGGTCGAGGGCGAGCCGCGACCGCTGGAACACCTGTCCCTGCGCTGGCTCTCGGCCGCCGAGCTGCCCGGCCTGGACTGGCTGCCCGCCGACGTGCCGTTCCTCGACCCGCTGGCGGAGATCCTCACCGCCGGAGAACCGTCGCCGAGGGCCCCTCGGTGA
- a CDS encoding alpha/beta fold hydrolase has product MSTPQFLSLPPGVRRTDLPLAHGPVAALRAMPTSGGTELAPAVLVHGFTGSKEDFIALLQSLAQAGREVVAIDLPGTYESPGPETLDLAPDAPRPDYRLSSLGAVVGEVVDQVGDGGPVHLVGHSFGGLVVRETALSENAGLASLTLMCSGPAALDGPGAVNARNLIAALSMDPTSARLEELWVERFEAVAGDRTPDPEIREFLRARLLSSSAQGLIHTAEDLLGADDRVADLAALRLPTLVLYGENDDAWAPDTQDSMAKRLGAKRLVVPGAGHSPNVEAPETTSSALTSFWNETESVGRR; this is encoded by the coding sequence GTGAGTACACCTCAGTTCCTTTCCCTGCCGCCGGGCGTGCGGCGCACGGACCTGCCGCTGGCCCATGGTCCCGTGGCCGCGCTGCGCGCCATGCCCACCTCCGGGGGCACCGAGTTGGCCCCCGCTGTCCTGGTGCACGGCTTCACCGGCAGCAAGGAGGACTTCATCGCCCTCCTCCAGAGCCTCGCCCAGGCCGGCCGGGAAGTGGTCGCCATCGACCTGCCCGGCACCTACGAGTCGCCCGGGCCCGAGACCCTGGACCTGGCCCCCGACGCGCCGCGCCCCGACTACCGCCTGTCCTCGTTGGGCGCCGTGGTCGGCGAGGTCGTCGACCAGGTCGGCGACGGCGGTCCGGTCCACCTGGTGGGCCACTCCTTCGGCGGGCTCGTGGTCCGTGAGACGGCCCTGTCGGAGAACGCCGGCCTGGCCTCGCTCACGCTGATGTGCAGCGGCCCCGCCGCGCTGGACGGGCCCGGCGCCGTCAACGCCCGCAACCTCATCGCCGCGCTGTCGATGGACCCCACGTCCGCCCGGCTCGAAGAGCTGTGGGTGGAGCGGTTCGAGGCCGTGGCCGGCGATCGCACCCCCGACCCCGAGATCCGCGAGTTCCTGCGCGCACGCCTGCTGTCGAGCAGCGCGCAGGGGCTCATCCACACCGCCGAGGACCTGTTGGGGGCCGACGACCGCGTCGCCGACCTGGCCGCGCTGCGGCTGCCCACCCTGGTGCTCTACGGCGAGAACGACGACGCCTGGGCGCCGGACACCCAGGACTCGATGGCCAAGCGGCTGGGTGCCAAGCGCCTGGTGGTGCCGGGTGCTGGGCACTCCCCCAACGTGGAGGCCCCCGAGACGACCTCCAGCGCGCTCACCTCGTTCTGGAACGAGACCGAGTCCGTGGGCCGCCGCTGA